A genome region from Streptomyces sp. S4.7 includes the following:
- a CDS encoding NUDIX domain-containing protein has product MADLKNRSVKDSHCDSCGAPYPADAGRPRTCYVCGATAYRNPLPVAVTLLPVTDERGTALVVITRTIEPRSGHVALPGGYIDHTEDWRHAAVHELREETGIEADAGDVRLADAMSSPDGHLLLFALLPERPVAELPASVATDETTGWQLLRAPAELAFPLHTRAVRSWFAGRYDNAPEPTP; this is encoded by the coding sequence GTGGCCGACCTCAAGAACCGCTCCGTGAAGGACTCGCACTGCGACAGCTGCGGCGCGCCGTACCCGGCCGACGCCGGCCGGCCCCGCACCTGCTACGTCTGCGGCGCCACCGCCTACCGCAATCCCCTGCCGGTCGCGGTCACCCTGCTGCCCGTCACCGACGAGCGGGGCACCGCCCTCGTCGTCATCACCCGCACCATCGAACCCCGGAGCGGCCATGTCGCCCTCCCCGGGGGCTACATCGACCACACCGAGGACTGGCGGCACGCCGCCGTACACGAACTCCGCGAGGAGACCGGCATCGAGGCCGACGCGGGCGACGTACGGCTCGCCGACGCCATGAGCTCGCCGGACGGCCACCTGCTGCTCTTCGCGCTGCTGCCGGAACGCCCCGTCGCCGAACTGCCCGCGTCCGTGGCCACCGACGAGACGACGGGCTGGCAGCTGCTGCGGGCCCCGGCCGAGCTGGCGTTCCCCCTGCACACGCGGGCGGTACGGTCGTGGTTCGCCGGCCGTTACGACAACGCCCCGGAGCCCACGCCCTAG
- a CDS encoding acetoacetate--CoA ligase — MTSAASPAPLWEPDADRIAAAHVTRFQAWAAERYGAPADGGYEALHDWSVTELETFWKAVADWFDVRFSTPYERVLGDRAMPGAEWFPGATLNYAEHALRTAEDPARADEPALLHVDETQEPTPLSWAELRRQVGSLAAELRAVGVRPGDRVSGYLPNIPQAVVAFLAGAAVGAVWTSCAPDFGARSVLDRFQQIEPVVLFTVDGYRYGGKEHDRTGTVAELRAELPTLRAVVHIPLLGTPAPEGALDWSALTSADTEPVFEQLPFAHPLWVLYSSGTTGLPKAIVQSQGGILLEHFKQLGLHCDLGPGDRFFWYTSTGWMMWNFLVSGLLTGTTIVLYDGSPGYPDTGAQWGIAERTGATLFGTSAAYVMACRKTDVHPARDHDLSKIACVATTGSPLPPDGFRWLHDEVADDLWIASVSGGTDVCTCFAGAVPTLPVHIGELQAACLGTDLQAWDPQGEPVIGEVGELVVTNPMPSMPVKFWNDPDGSRYHDSYFDMYPGVWRHGDWITLTDRGSVVIHGRSDSTLNRQGVRMGSADIYEAVERLPEIRESLVIGLEEPDGGYWMPLFVHLAEGAVLDDDLRARIKATIRQELSPRHVPDTVIQVPAVPHTLTGKRIEVPVKRLLQGTELAKAVNPGSVDNLELLHFYESLAQERRTNRS, encoded by the coding sequence ATGACCTCAGCAGCCAGTCCAGCGCCACTGTGGGAGCCGGACGCCGACCGGATCGCGGCCGCGCACGTGACCAGGTTCCAGGCATGGGCGGCCGAACGGTACGGGGCCCCCGCCGACGGCGGCTACGAGGCGCTGCACGACTGGTCGGTCACCGAGCTCGAAACGTTCTGGAAGGCCGTCGCCGACTGGTTCGACGTACGGTTCTCCACCCCGTACGAACGCGTGCTCGGCGACCGCGCCATGCCGGGCGCCGAATGGTTCCCCGGCGCCACCCTCAACTACGCCGAGCACGCCCTGCGCACCGCCGAAGACCCGGCGCGCGCCGACGAACCCGCGCTCCTCCACGTGGACGAGACACAGGAACCGACGCCCCTCAGCTGGGCCGAACTGCGCCGCCAAGTGGGCTCACTGGCCGCGGAACTGCGCGCCGTCGGCGTACGCCCCGGCGACCGCGTCAGCGGCTACCTCCCCAACATCCCGCAGGCCGTCGTCGCGTTCCTCGCCGGCGCCGCCGTCGGAGCCGTCTGGACCTCCTGCGCACCCGACTTCGGCGCCCGCAGCGTCCTCGACCGCTTCCAGCAGATCGAACCCGTCGTCCTGTTCACCGTCGACGGCTACCGCTACGGCGGCAAGGAACACGACCGCACCGGGACCGTCGCCGAACTCCGCGCCGAACTGCCCACCCTGCGCGCCGTCGTGCACATTCCACTGCTCGGCACCCCGGCGCCCGAGGGCGCCCTCGACTGGTCCGCCCTCACCTCCGCGGACACCGAGCCGGTCTTCGAGCAACTGCCGTTCGCCCACCCGCTCTGGGTCCTGTACTCCTCCGGCACCACCGGCCTGCCCAAGGCCATCGTCCAGTCGCAGGGTGGCATCCTCCTCGAACACTTCAAACAGCTCGGCCTGCACTGCGACCTCGGCCCCGGTGACCGCTTCTTCTGGTACACCTCCACCGGCTGGATGATGTGGAACTTCCTCGTCTCCGGCCTGCTCACGGGAACGACGATCGTCCTGTACGACGGCAGCCCCGGCTACCCCGACACCGGCGCCCAGTGGGGCATCGCCGAACGGACCGGAGCCACACTCTTCGGCACCTCGGCCGCGTACGTGATGGCCTGCCGCAAGACGGACGTACATCCCGCACGCGACCACGACCTGTCCAAGATCGCCTGCGTCGCCACCACCGGATCACCCCTGCCGCCCGACGGATTCCGCTGGCTCCACGACGAGGTCGCCGACGACCTGTGGATCGCCTCCGTCAGCGGCGGCACCGACGTCTGCACCTGCTTCGCCGGCGCCGTCCCCACCCTCCCCGTCCACATCGGCGAACTCCAGGCAGCCTGCCTCGGCACCGACCTCCAGGCCTGGGACCCGCAGGGCGAACCGGTCATCGGCGAGGTCGGCGAACTCGTCGTCACCAACCCCATGCCGTCGATGCCCGTCAAGTTCTGGAACGACCCGGACGGCAGCCGCTACCACGACAGCTACTTCGACATGTACCCCGGCGTCTGGCGGCACGGGGACTGGATCACCCTCACCGACCGCGGCTCGGTCGTCATCCACGGCCGTTCGGACTCCACCCTCAACCGCCAGGGCGTACGGATGGGCTCCGCCGACATCTACGAAGCCGTGGAACGCCTCCCCGAGATCCGCGAATCACTGGTCATCGGCCTCGAAGAGCCGGACGGTGGCTACTGGATGCCGCTCTTCGTCCATCTCGCCGAAGGCGCCGTACTCGACGACGACCTGCGCGCCCGGATCAAGGCGACCATCCGCCAGGAACTCTCCCCACGCCATGTCCCCGACACGGTCATCCAGGTCCCGGCCGTCCCCCACACACTCACCGGCAAGCGGATCGAGGTCCCGGTGAAGCGCCTGCTCCAGGGCACGGAGCTGGCCAAGGCGGTCAACCCCGGCTCCGTCGACAATCTCGAACTGCTCCACTTCTACGAGTCCCTGGCCCAGGAACGCCGCACGAACCGCTCGTGA
- the ptsP gene encoding phosphoenolpyruvate--protein phosphotransferase: MQTTLRGVGVSHGVAIGEVRHMGTAVLEPPAKQIPTEEAGREQGRARQAVEAVAADLIARGNLAGGEAQAVLEAQAMMAQDPELMSDVERRIAVGSTAERAVYDAFASYRALLAGAGEYLAGRVADLDDVRNRIVARLLGVPMPGVPDSDEPYVLIARDLAPADTALLDPTLVLGFVTEEGGPTSHSAILARQLGVPAVVALPGAGELAEGTMVAVDGSTGEVFVEPSTEKRAELEESAAARRAALAASSGPGATSDGHKVPLLANVGGPADVPAAVDAGAEGVGLFRTEFLFLDDSKRAPSQEKQVEVYRQVLEAFPEGRVVVRVLDAGADKPLDFLTPADEPNPALGVRGLRSLLDHPDVLRTQLTALSKAAEGLPVYLEVMAPMVADRTDARAFADACREAGLNAKFGAMVEIPSAALRARSILQEVEFLSLGTNDLAQYTFAADRQVGAVSRLQDPWQPALLDLVAMAAEAAGAEGKSCGVCGEAASDPLLACVLTGLGVTSLSMGAASIPYVRATLAKFSLAQCERAAAAARAADTAEGARSAAQAVLSGE, translated from the coding sequence ATGCAGACAACGCTGCGAGGCGTCGGCGTCAGCCACGGGGTGGCTATCGGCGAGGTTCGGCACATGGGCACGGCGGTCCTGGAACCGCCGGCCAAGCAGATCCCGACCGAGGAGGCCGGTCGCGAACAGGGGCGCGCCCGCCAGGCCGTCGAGGCCGTGGCCGCCGATCTGATCGCTCGGGGCAATCTGGCCGGCGGTGAGGCACAAGCTGTGCTCGAAGCGCAGGCCATGATGGCGCAGGACCCGGAGCTCATGTCCGATGTGGAGCGGCGTATCGCCGTCGGGAGCACGGCGGAACGGGCCGTGTACGACGCCTTCGCGTCCTACCGGGCGCTGCTCGCGGGGGCCGGTGAGTATCTGGCCGGGCGGGTCGCCGACCTCGACGACGTGCGGAACCGGATCGTGGCGCGGCTGCTCGGGGTGCCGATGCCCGGCGTGCCGGACAGCGACGAGCCGTACGTACTGATCGCTCGTGACCTGGCGCCCGCCGACACGGCGTTGCTCGATCCGACGCTCGTGCTCGGGTTCGTGACCGAGGAGGGCGGGCCGACCAGTCACAGCGCGATTCTGGCGCGCCAGCTGGGGGTGCCCGCCGTGGTGGCGCTGCCCGGTGCGGGTGAGCTGGCCGAGGGCACGATGGTGGCTGTCGACGGCAGCACCGGTGAGGTGTTCGTCGAGCCGAGCACCGAGAAGCGGGCGGAGCTGGAGGAGTCGGCCGCGGCGCGGCGGGCCGCGCTGGCCGCCTCCTCCGGGCCGGGTGCGACCTCCGACGGGCACAAGGTGCCGCTGCTCGCGAACGTCGGTGGTCCCGCCGATGTGCCGGCGGCCGTCGACGCGGGCGCCGAGGGTGTGGGTCTGTTCCGTACCGAGTTCCTGTTCCTCGACGACAGCAAGCGGGCGCCGTCGCAGGAGAAGCAGGTCGAGGTGTACCGGCAGGTGCTGGAGGCGTTCCCCGAAGGCCGGGTGGTCGTACGGGTGTTGGACGCGGGCGCCGACAAGCCGCTGGACTTCCTGACACCCGCGGACGAGCCGAATCCGGCGCTCGGTGTGCGGGGGCTGCGGAGCCTGCTGGACCACCCGGACGTGCTGCGCACGCAGTTGACCGCGCTGTCGAAGGCCGCCGAGGGTCTGCCGGTGTATCTGGAGGTCATGGCGCCGATGGTGGCCGACCGCACCGATGCCAGGGCGTTCGCCGACGCGTGCCGCGAGGCGGGGCTCAACGCCAAGTTCGGTGCCATGGTGGAGATTCCGTCGGCCGCTCTGCGGGCGCGTTCGATTCTTCAGGAGGTCGAGTTCCTTTCGCTGGGGACCAACGACCTCGCGCAGTACACCTTCGCGGCCGACCGGCAGGTGGGCGCGGTCTCGCGGTTGCAGGACCCGTGGCAGCCCGCTCTGCTCGACCTGGTCGCGATGGCCGCGGAAGCGGCCGGGGCCGAGGGCAAGAGCTGTGGTGTGTGCGGTGAGGCGGCCTCCGATCCGTTGCTGGCGTGTGTGCTCACCGGGCTGGGTGTGACGTCGCTGTCCATGGGCGCCGCGTCGATCCCCTACGTCCGGGCGACATTGGCGAAGTTCTCTCTCGCGCAGTGCGAGCGTGCCGCTGCCGCCGCGCGGGCCGCCGACACCGCCGAGGGGGCGAGGTCGGCCGCTCAGGCGGTGCTGTCCGGCGAGTGA
- a CDS encoding ATP/GTP-binding protein — MVFGRSSRGQRPIEPVTLKILVAGGFGVGKTTMVGAVSEIKPLRTEEVLTEAGRPVDDIAGIESKTTTTVAMDFGRITLRDDLVLYLFGTPGQDRFWFLWDELAQGALGAVVLADTRRLEDSFAAVDYFERRDIPFAVAVNCFEDAARFPAETVRTALDLDPEVPLLMCDARSRESVKDVLVAVVEHAMIRARKQREPAVTT, encoded by the coding sequence ATGGTCTTCGGGCGCTCTAGCCGTGGACAGCGGCCGATCGAGCCGGTGACTCTGAAGATCCTGGTGGCCGGCGGCTTCGGGGTGGGCAAAACCACCATGGTGGGCGCGGTGAGCGAGATCAAACCGCTGCGCACCGAGGAGGTGCTGACCGAGGCGGGACGGCCCGTCGACGACATCGCGGGCATCGAGAGCAAGACCACCACCACGGTCGCCATGGACTTCGGGCGGATCACCCTCCGCGACGACCTTGTGCTCTACCTGTTCGGCACGCCGGGCCAGGACCGCTTCTGGTTCCTCTGGGACGAACTGGCCCAGGGTGCGCTCGGCGCGGTCGTCCTGGCCGACACCCGGCGGCTGGAGGACTCCTTCGCGGCGGTCGACTACTTCGAGCGCCGGGACATTCCCTTCGCCGTCGCCGTCAACTGCTTCGAGGACGCCGCCCGATTCCCGGCCGAGACGGTCCGCACCGCGCTCGATCTCGACCCGGAGGTGCCGTTGCTGATGTGCGACGCGCGCAGCCGGGAGTCCGTGAAGGACGTTCTGGTCGCGGTCGTGGAACACGCCATGATCCGTGCGCGGAAGCAGCGCGAGCCCGCGGTCACCACCTGA
- a CDS encoding M15 family metallopeptidase, translating to MTRLASALRALAATTATLLAVTAAAPAASGASTGSRTAGPSAPEEFVALPTVAPTIIHDMRYTTPHNFMGERVDGYDQPLCILTRPAARALQRAQWKLLRQGYSLKVYDCYRPQRAVDHFVRWAKDLEDETMKPEFYPRVDKSRLFADGYIAEKSGHSRGSTVDLTIVKLPAKPTRPYAPGEKQVPCYAPQGERFRDNSIDMGTGYDCFDTLSHTDDPRVRGEQRANRQLLKSTLAGVGFTNLPEEWWHFTHKPEVFPDTYFDFPVSWRSVAGH from the coding sequence ATGACACGACTCGCTTCCGCACTCCGCGCGCTGGCCGCCACCACGGCCACCCTGCTCGCCGTGACCGCCGCAGCTCCGGCGGCGTCCGGCGCGAGCACCGGCTCCCGGACCGCCGGGCCCTCGGCACCCGAGGAGTTCGTGGCGCTGCCGACCGTGGCACCGACGATCATCCACGACATGCGCTACACCACCCCGCACAACTTCATGGGAGAGCGGGTCGACGGTTACGACCAGCCGCTCTGTATCCTCACGCGCCCGGCGGCGCGGGCTCTTCAGCGGGCGCAGTGGAAGCTGCTGCGGCAGGGCTACTCGCTCAAGGTGTACGACTGCTACCGCCCGCAGCGGGCCGTCGACCACTTCGTCCGCTGGGCGAAGGACCTGGAGGACGAGACGATGAAGCCCGAGTTCTATCCGAGGGTCGACAAGTCGAGGCTGTTCGCCGACGGCTACATCGCCGAGAAGTCCGGGCACAGCCGTGGCAGCACGGTGGACCTGACGATCGTGAAGCTGCCGGCCAAGCCCACCCGGCCGTATGCGCCCGGCGAGAAGCAGGTCCCCTGCTACGCGCCGCAGGGCGAGCGGTTCCGGGACAACTCCATCGACATGGGCACCGGTTACGACTGCTTCGACACCCTGTCCCACACCGACGATCCGCGGGTCCGGGGTGAGCAGCGGGCGAACCGGCAGCTCCTGAAGAGCACGCTGGCCGGTGTGGGATTCACCAACCTCCCCGAGGAGTGGTGGCACTTCACCCACAAGCCGGAGGTGTTCCCCGACACCTACTTCGACTTCCCGGTGTCCTGGCGATCGGTCGCCGGTCACTGA
- a CDS encoding PTS glucose transporter subunit IIA translates to MTSVTSPLAGRAIGLAAVPDPVFSDAMVGPGTAIDPVREPSEAVSPIDGIVVSLHPHAFVVLDAEGHGVLTHLGIDTVQLNGAGFDLLVTKGDTVTRGQAVVRWNPADVEAAGKSPVCPVVALDASADALSEVVRDGEVKAGDALFGWR, encoded by the coding sequence ATGACCAGCGTGACGTCCCCACTTGCTGGACGCGCCATCGGACTCGCGGCTGTGCCGGATCCGGTGTTCTCCGATGCGATGGTCGGGCCCGGTACCGCGATCGACCCTGTTCGTGAACCGTCCGAGGCCGTTTCGCCGATCGACGGCATCGTCGTCTCCCTGCACCCGCACGCCTTCGTCGTCCTCGACGCCGAGGGACACGGCGTGCTGACCCATCTGGGCATCGACACCGTCCAGCTCAACGGCGCGGGGTTTGACCTGCTCGTCACCAAGGGTGACACCGTGACGCGCGGTCAGGCCGTCGTGCGCTGGAACCCCGCCGACGTCGAGGCGGCCGGGAAGTCGCCGGTGTGCCCTGTGGTGGCGCTGGACGCGAGCGCCGACGCGCTGTCCGAGGTCGTCCGGGACGGCGAAGTGAAGGCCGGAGACGCCCTCTTCGGCTGGCGGTGA
- a CDS encoding DUF962 domain-containing protein: MATDTPATYESYEEFWPYYVAMHSRAATRWVHLTGTLTGLAVSVYGLARGRKRYAAALPLIGYGTAWPAHFFIEKNNPASFGHPAWSLRGDTQMIRMMLAGRDAELAEIAAKWLAENR, encoded by the coding sequence ATGGCAACGGATACACCGGCGACATACGAGTCGTACGAAGAATTCTGGCCCTACTACGTGGCGATGCACTCCCGCGCGGCCACGCGTTGGGTGCATCTGACGGGGACTCTGACCGGCCTCGCAGTGAGTGTCTACGGACTGGCGCGGGGCCGGAAGCGGTACGCGGCGGCGCTGCCCCTGATCGGCTACGGGACGGCCTGGCCCGCGCACTTCTTCATCGAGAAGAACAACCCCGCGAGTTTCGGGCATCCCGCGTGGTCGCTGCGCGGCGACACGCAGATGATCCGGATGATGCTGGCGGGGCGGGATGCCGAACTGGCGGAGATCGCCGCGAAGTGGCTCGCCGAGAACCGCTGA
- a CDS encoding glycoside hydrolase family 31 protein produces the protein MNGRELLRSMKDAGSLRRMRTVRSAWRRRRTDGRDLPARGAERARVPGAVSGAEPLAGGGIVRFARAELRVWVAVGGAVFWGWDGDGPSPSYALSGDPPEPDPRAVLEPDKDGGWRVVSERVTVAVSQHGAVEVATPGGVVLRRELPPRWWEPVDGSGPARWAQRAEVAADGRFFGLGGRASGPRLRDGVYRLWNTDPGGSFGPGDDPLYITMPVQLVVADAGTHLAFYDNSWDGRVTLQEGEEGAGSGHDRPGTSEVRMDGGPLRCWVLLGTPARVLHGWAALTGVPAPPPSWALGPQHARWGFGSAEEVRRIVAGYRGRGLPLSAFHLDIDHYDRHQVFTVDRRNFPDLPALAKELRAQGVRLVSIVDPAVKAAPGNQTYDSGSAAGAFVRDARGDDVRGEVWPGECVYPDFTDPAVREWWGGLYEERLEQGFSGVWHDMNEPVSFAPFGGGTLPRSARHVLDGRGGDHREAHNVYGLTMAAAGYEGLRRLRPQERPFLFSRSGWAGMQRYGGTWSGDVASGWPGLRASLSLVLGLGLCGVPYSGPDVGGFTGSPTPELYLRWYQLGAWLPLFRTHAAIDAGRREPWEFGDDVLGHARAALLERVRLGPYFVTLAQLARLTGAPYVRPVWWGAPEDRALRDCEDAFLLGDSLLVAPVLEAGADRRAVRLPRGRWYDTATGAAYEGPGRIRVDAPLSRIPVLARAGAVIPVLGRADPDGTSGGIELEVWRPAPGRTGGGLVVRDPGDGWADPEVERYTSRLVGDEVVVERVTDDGVAPPELPVRVRGWDGPSARRDGQNT, from the coding sequence ATGAACGGTCGTGAGCTGCTGCGCTCGATGAAGGATGCCGGTTCGCTGCGGAGGATGCGGACGGTGCGGTCGGCCTGGCGTCGGCGGCGTACCGACGGGCGGGATCTGCCGGCGCGCGGAGCGGAGCGGGCCAGGGTGCCCGGTGCGGTGAGCGGGGCGGAGCCGCTGGCGGGCGGAGGGATCGTCCGGTTCGCGCGGGCCGAGCTGCGGGTGTGGGTGGCTGTCGGCGGCGCCGTCTTCTGGGGATGGGACGGCGACGGGCCGTCGCCGTCGTACGCGCTGTCGGGCGATCCGCCCGAGCCGGATCCGCGGGCCGTGCTGGAGCCCGACAAGGACGGCGGCTGGCGGGTGGTGTCGGAGCGGGTGACGGTGGCGGTCTCGCAGCACGGCGCTGTGGAGGTGGCGACGCCCGGGGGTGTCGTGCTGCGCCGTGAGCTGCCGCCGCGCTGGTGGGAGCCGGTGGACGGAAGCGGTCCCGCACGGTGGGCTCAGCGCGCCGAGGTGGCCGCCGACGGGCGTTTCTTCGGCCTCGGTGGGCGGGCGTCGGGGCCGCGGCTGCGTGACGGCGTGTACCGCCTCTGGAACACCGATCCGGGGGGCTCTTTCGGTCCCGGTGACGATCCGCTGTACATCACGATGCCGGTGCAGCTGGTGGTGGCGGACGCGGGCACGCATCTCGCCTTCTACGACAACTCGTGGGACGGGCGCGTCACTCTTCAAGAGGGTGAGGAGGGCGCGGGCTCCGGTCATGACCGGCCGGGCACGTCCGAGGTGCGGATGGACGGCGGCCCGCTGCGTTGCTGGGTGCTGCTCGGCACGCCCGCGCGGGTGCTGCACGGGTGGGCGGCGCTGACCGGTGTGCCCGCGCCGCCCCCTTCGTGGGCGCTGGGGCCGCAGCACGCGCGGTGGGGCTTCGGCAGCGCGGAGGAGGTCCGGCGGATCGTGGCCGGCTACCGCGGGCGCGGGCTGCCGCTGTCCGCGTTCCATCTCGACATCGATCACTACGACCGGCATCAGGTGTTCACGGTCGACCGGCGGAACTTCCCCGATCTGCCCGCTCTCGCCAAGGAGTTGCGGGCCCAGGGGGTGCGGCTGGTGTCGATCGTGGATCCGGCGGTGAAGGCCGCGCCGGGGAACCAGACGTACGACAGCGGCTCGGCGGCCGGCGCGTTCGTGCGGGACGCGCGCGGTGACGACGTACGGGGCGAGGTCTGGCCCGGCGAGTGCGTCTATCCGGACTTCACCGATCCGGCGGTGCGTGAGTGGTGGGGCGGTCTTTACGAGGAGCGGCTGGAGCAGGGTTTCTCGGGGGTCTGGCACGACATGAATGAGCCGGTGTCTTTCGCGCCGTTCGGCGGCGGGACACTGCCCCGGTCGGCCAGGCACGTGCTCGACGGACGTGGTGGTGACCACCGGGAGGCCCACAACGTTTACGGGCTGACGATGGCGGCGGCCGGGTACGAGGGGCTGCGGCGGCTGCGGCCGCAGGAGCGGCCGTTCCTGTTCTCCCGTTCCGGGTGGGCCGGCATGCAGCGGTACGGCGGCACCTGGTCGGGCGATGTGGCGTCCGGCTGGCCGGGGCTGCGCGCCTCGCTCTCGCTCGTGCTGGGGCTGGGCCTGTGCGGGGTGCCGTACTCGGGTCCGGACGTGGGCGGTTTCACCGGGAGTCCGACGCCTGAGCTGTATCTGCGCTGGTACCAACTGGGCGCCTGGCTGCCGCTGTTCCGCACGCACGCGGCCATCGACGCGGGGCGCAGGGAGCCGTGGGAGTTCGGCGACGACGTGCTGGGGCATGCGAGGGCCGCTCTCCTGGAGAGGGTGCGGCTGGGGCCGTACTTCGTGACGCTGGCGCAGTTGGCGCGGCTGACGGGGGCGCCGTACGTCCGTCCGGTGTGGTGGGGCGCGCCGGAGGACCGGGCGCTGCGGGACTGCGAGGACGCGTTTCTGCTCGGGGACTCCCTGCTGGTGGCGCCGGTGCTGGAGGCCGGTGCGGACCGGCGCGCGGTGCGGCTGCCGCGCGGGCGCTGGTACGACACGGCGACGGGGGCGGCGTACGAGGGACCGGGCCGGATCCGGGTGGACGCGCCGCTGTCCCGGATTCCGGTGCTGGCGCGGGCGGGCGCGGTGATCCCGGTCCTCGGCCGGGCGGACCCCGACGGGACGTCCGGGGGCATCGAGCTGGAGGTGTGGCGGCCGGCGCCGGGGCGTACGGGCGGCGGGCTGGTGGTGCGGGACCCCGGGGACGGGTGGGCGGACCCGGAGGTGGAGCGGTACACCTCGCGGCTGGTGGGCGACGAGGTGGTGGTGGAGCGGGTGACGGACGACGGGGTGGCACCGCCGGAACTGCCGGTGCGGGTGAGGGGTTGGGACGGACCGTCAGCCCGGCGGGACGGACAGAACACCTAG